One genomic region from Gopherus flavomarginatus isolate rGopFla2 chromosome 20, rGopFla2.mat.asm, whole genome shotgun sequence encodes:
- the HSPB6 gene encoding heat shock protein beta-6 produces the protein MDIAIHHPWLRRPMGPGFSPFLTNRLFDQRFGEGLLESDLAALCPAAGLGPLYGRPPGVTLPDTGLSEMTLDKDRFSVLLDVKHFSPEELSVKVVGDYVEVHAKHEERPDEHGYISREFHRRYGLPRGVDPATITSSLSPDGILSITAPTKPEGKAQERTIPITQQQSPAVTGK, from the exons ATGGACATCGCCATCCACCACCCCTGGCTGCGCCGGCCCATGGGCCCTGGCTTCAGCCCCTTCCTCACCAACCGCCTCTTCGACCAGCGCTTCGGCGAGGGGCTGCTGGAGAGCGACCTGGCGGCCCTCTGCCCTGCCGCCGGCCTCGGCCCCCTCTATGGTCGCCCCCCTGGCGTGACTCTGCCCGACACTGGCCTCTCCGAG ATGACGCTGGACAAGGACCGGTTCTCGGTGCTGCTGGACGTGAAGCATTTCTCACCCGAGGAGCTGAGCGTGAAGGTGGTGGGTGACTACGTGGAGGTGCACGCCAAACATGAGGAGCGTCCG GACGAGCACGGCTACATCTCCCGCGAGTTCCACCGGCGCTATGGGCTGCCCCGGGGTGTGGACCCCGCCACCATCACTTCGTCCCTCTCACCTGACGGCATCCTCTCCATCACAGCGCCCACCAAACCAGAGGGCAAGGCCCAGGAGCGCACCATCCCCATCACTCAGCAGCAGAGCCCTGCTGTCACCGGGAAATAG
- the PSENEN gene encoding gamma-secretase subunit PEN-2 — protein MNLERVPNEEKLNLCRKYYLGGFALLPFLWLVNVLWFCREAFLAPAYTEQPQIKSYVQRSAVGLLFWVVVLTTWVTIFQTHRARWGELGDYLSFTIPLGIP, from the exons ATGAACCTGGAGCGGGTCCCCAACGAGGAGAAGCTCAACCTGTGCCGGAAATATTACCTGG GTGGCTTTGCCCTTCTGCCTTTCCTCTGGCTGGTCAACGTGCTGTGGTTCTGCCGCGAGGCCTTCCTGGCACCTGCTTACACCGAGCAGCCGCAGATCAAGAGTT ATGTCCAGCGTTCAGCCGTGGGGCTGCTGTTCTGGGTGGTCGTGCTGACCACATGGGTCACCATCTTCCAGACGCACCGGGCCCGGTGGGGCGAGCTGGGCGACTACCTGTCCTTCACCATTCCGCTGGGTATCCCCTGA